The Microcoleus sp. FACHB-672 sequence TGCCAGAAAATACTCAGGGTGTTATTTGTCAGCCGGTGGGAAATCGAGGCGTCATGGTTTTGGGCGCAAATGCCCCTCGCAGTTATACGAAACAAGATGAAAACTGGATTGAGGGAATTGCTAATAAACTAGACGATACTCTGAGCCGATATCTTGAAGCGTGAAGAAGCCAACAGAGCGTTTGGCTTAAATAATGATGTTGCACCAGTGGAGATTTAAAATTCGATGACAATTCTCTATGGGCTGCTTATTTTAGTAATGCTCGTGGGTGTAGTGGGGGCGGTGGTTCCCGGCATTCCGGGAGCCAGTTTAATTTTAGGAGCAATTGTTGTTTGGGGCGTCGTTTACGGCTTCACCGGCTTAGCATGGCCCTTGGGAGTAGCGATTGCGGTTTTGCTGGTCAGTATTGGCGTTGATTTTCTAGCGACGTACTGGGGGGCAAAACAGGCCGGTGCCAGCAAATGGGGGCAGATCGGTGCTGTTGTGGGCTTAGTTGTGGGGTTTTTAGGGTTGCTGCCGGCACTCCCGTTTGGTGGCCCGCTCCTGGGCATTTTGCTGGGTCCGCTGTTAGGTGCAATCATTGGTGAATATCTCTACCAGCGAGACTTGAATTTGGCAATTAAAGCAGCGGTTGGAATTTTGGTTGGTTCGCTTATTGGAAATTTAATTCAAGGAGTGCTGGCAATTGCAACAGTGGTGGTTTTTGTGCTTTCCACTTGGTCGCAGATTGCTGGGGCCTAAAAACACAATTAACAAACGTGCCGGTATCTAGCTTTTTAAATCTGAAATGCGATTACCATTAACTGAGTTATGTCGGCACGTTTGTTCTCATATCGCTGAGTTCGCTGTCTCCGGTTGCAGTCTTATGGAAACTCGGAGTTAAGACTTCTAGCCGGCTAACCCAGCATCAACAAATCAGATGGGTTCACGATCTAGACAGTGGAGTCCACCATGAATCAAGATGAAATTGTAGCGCTAGGAGCTTCATTGCACCGCATCAATCAGAAGCTATTAAAATCAAAAAGCCAAGCATATATGAGCCGAATTTGGTATCAAGGAGACGAACCTTATTTTGATATGTTTCTTGATCTTCTAGATAATGAGATCGTTTGGTTTCAGTTTACGCTTAGAGGGAAATGTCTTTCGTGGAATCAAAAGCAATTATGCCTGCAAACAGGCTCAACCAATGAGTTAGTGGTTGACGATATCACCTATTATTCAGCTAGCAAAGTTATTACAGGCGATAGCAATCCCGATATTGATTTTATTAAATTAGCGCAAGCAATTTTGACAACCCGTGCCGGTGACGCTATTTTCGATAAAGCGCTCGCACTCTTCCATACTAAAAATTAAACAAACTCATGAATTTAAAGAATTGCGGCCCAGACATGATAATTTAAGCGACTATTCATAATTTCTACACCGATCTATAACTATTAGTAATCTTTTAATATTAACACAAATACTCCCAAAGTTCTGAAACTAGAGCTAGCCGGCTAAGTTACCTTAGACACAGCTAAAGCTGCCGTCAAAACGTTATAATACGTCGGTTCCTATCTAACGGATGACATGACTCTGTCCCAGCTCGCTGTTCCCAAGATCACCTTTTCCAAAAGCATAGGTTTCAGAAAAGAACTCAACCGACGAGTTGAAGCTTATTTTGAAACAGAAAACATTTCTCCACGAGATAATCCGGCTATGTACCTGAAAACCGCAATTATTTGCGCTTGGGTGCTTTCGGCATGGCTATTTATTCTCTTCGTGCCATCATCTGGGTTGGTAAAAATTCTCGGCTGTGTGGTTCTAGCTTTGGGGATGGTTGCCTTTGCCTTCAATGTCGGACATGATGCCAATCATGGAAGTTATTCCTCTCGCAAATGGGTCAATAGTCTATTTGGTTTCGCTTTAGATGTCTTAGGAGCCTCTAGCTTTTTATGGCGATACAGCCATAACAAACTTCACCATACTTATACCAACATTGCTGAGCATGATTTTGATATAAATGGTGAGGGTTTAGTGCGCTTGTCTCCTGATCAAGAGTCTCGATGGTTTTATCGATACCAACATATTTACACTTGGTTGTTATATGGATTTTTGCAGACTCACTGGTTTGTTGAGGATATCAATGTCCTGTTACTCAAACGCAAATATTACGACCACGAGATCCCAACACCGAAACCTGCAGATGTTATTACCTTTTTTGCCTTTAAGGTATTTTGGTTAGCTTATGTTATCGGTTTGCCTTTATGGCTGGGTTACACTCCCTTACAGATTATGGTGGGGTTTGTAATTACTACAGTCATCTTTAGTTTTATAGTCGCGCTCGTTTTTCGAGTGGCTCATGTGGTGGACAACGCAGAGTTTATCACTCCCCACCCAGAAACGAGCAACGTTGATGACGAATGGGCGATTTGTCAAGTTAGAACCACCGTTGATTTTGCTCCAAAAAACCATTTCTTAAACTGGTATCTTGGCGGTTTAAACTACCAAGTCATTCATCATCTTTTTCCCCATATCTGCCATATTCATTACCCCAAACTCTCCAAAATTGTCAAAGAAGTTTGCGATGAGTTTGAGGTTGAATATCGAGTGAACGAAACGTTTGCAGAAGCTATCGTTGCAAACTATCGATTGGTAAAAGCTTTAGGAAATAGCTAAGCTTTGCACGAAAAGAAAGAGTGAGGAGAGGATCAGGTTTTCTCTCTTCACTCTTTCTTTTTATTAACCTCTGCTGATTTCTGCAAGCAAACCCTAGGGCTTCGGTGCCGGCTGTTCCTTCTTGGAGGTTGCTAGCATTAAATTAGATTCATTGACTTGAAACTTATAGCCAATCCCAAAATCTAGAGGCTTGATGCTGCTATCACTCTTATAGATATCCCTTAAATCTCCCTGATACCGAGTGCTGAACAGATCGATTGGTTGTGTGTAGTTCCCGTAAAACTTCAAGTTCCACTTAGAACTGTCCACATATTTAACCGGCATTCCAGAATCATCCTGCAACAAACTGCTGCTTTCTGCTAGAATCAGATCCCGAATGTTAGAAAAATCTTCTCGGTGCATCAAATAAGAGGCAGCTTTCAGGTAAGTGGTAGGTTCGGGAAACTGTTTGACAAATGTATTGAATTCCGGAGTCTTTTGTAAAGCACCATTGGATAAATCTACGGAGAAATAGTACAGGGTTCGCGGGTTGGATTCTCCTTGGGGTAGAAAGGAAATTTTAACCCCAGGAATTAAGTTTTTAGCCTCACGAGCCTTTTGTGCGTTCTCAAATGCTTGAACCGTAGCGTCCTTTTGGAGCGTAATGTACTCCACATCCAAAATTTTATTATTGGTTCGTGCTAAAAACACAAATAAGACAGGTAAAACGCCTTTTTCCGCCAAATCTACCTTCATATCATTAGTGCGGAAAAAGCTTAATTGCAGGATAGCATTCAGCGAGGTAGTGATTTCCTGCAGTTTTCTATCCATTTTTTCGGGTGGGATTTTCTCAAGATCCGGAATGTCTCCCACCGGCTCTAATCCCGCTAAAACGTAATCACTGCCTTTCGGGAAGAAAGAATAGGCATATAAGAAATCAGGCCCACTGAATGGATAAAATATTGGATCTGAAGATTGGTTGAGAGATTTTAGCTCATTACTAGACCAGTTTCTGATTTTTGACAGTTGTTGAGCGTCTAGTCTTTGCCACGAACTGTCGAAATAGTAGGCGTGATCGTTCCACGCTTTACTTTTTTGTAAAGATGCTAGGGTGCTGCCGGCATCCACCTTGATGCCGGCTAAAAACTTAGCCGTATCTGTGAACTTTTCCGCTTTTGCTTTATCTACAGGAATGTCGGTAACGACCGCATTTTTAGAATTCTCACCATCACTTTTCTGATTCGCATTGATGACGGTGGTAGAACTGCTTGGCTGCTGAGAATTTTGAGTGCCATTAGGCTGATTGGGATTTGCATTTTCTCCAACCTGGTTGCCACAAGCAGATACAAAAAATTGGAGCGTCATTGTTGCGCTCAGGACGTACATTAAGTGCTTTCGATTCATGGAAGTTCGCTCAACAAAGAGTTAAAGAATTATCTAGTTTTTAGAGCCGGAAGACGCCAGCCGCTTGTTTCTTGACACAAAGAAGTAAACCAGCAAACCCACAAAAATCGTCATCAATCCTGCCAGCGATTCCTGAGGTTTGTCGAGTAAAATATAGATCAACATCCAAGCACTGATTCCTAGAAAGATCAGCGGCGTTATGGGATATCCCCATGTTTTGTAAGGCCGGGGCGCATCGGGATACCTTAGCCGGTGAACAAATACACCCAAAACGGTGATAAACGAAGACAGGGTAAGGGTAAATCCCAAATACGTTAAAACGGTCTCAAATGAAGAAGTAATCACCAGCGCCAAGACAATTGCCAGTTGCAAGAGAATCGCGTGATATGGAACCCCATTTTTATTTTTGCTGGCTAGCACTTTAAAAAACGGAATATCTTCTCCGATGACTTGAGTAACTCTAGGGCCGGCCCACACCATTGAGCTAATCGAAGAAATCAGGCCGAAGGAGATCAGCAAGCTCATAATCTTTCCACCGGCAACCCCAAAAATCCGGGTAGCGGATATATATCCCACTTCCAGTTGTCCAGCTAGCTCATCAATGGGCGCGGTATACAAAAATGTAAAGTTAATCAGCAGGTACAAGACGAGAACGATTAAAGTTCCCGCGATTAAAGATCGCGGCACATTTTTTTCCGGTTCTGCTACCTCGCTGGCAATGTAAGTAGACGCATTCCAACCAGAATAGGAATACATGACAAACACGAGGGAAATCGCAAAGGGAGAACTTAATATCACATTCATATCTCCCGGAGCCGGCAGGAAATTGATATCTTGAGGTTGTGCGATTAACAATCCGCTAGCAACCAAAAAGACAATCAGCAGCACTTTCAAAACAGTGAAAACATTCTGAAAGTAGCTTCCAAGTTTGCGATCACTTGTATGAATGATGGACACGCCAATGACAGTTAAGGATGCAACTAACAGCGGATTAAATATTGGGGAAACTTTTGATAAATATTGTCCCAATGCCATCGCTGCTGCAGCAATGGGTGCGGCAAACCCGACTGTAACGGAAACCCACCCGGACAGGAAACCAATTGCTGGATGATAAATTTTGGATAGATAGTGAAATTCACCGCCTGATCTGGGCATTGCTGCTCCCAGTTCACTGTAAGAAAGTGCGCCACAAAGGGCAAAGACTCCGCCGATTACCCATAAACACAGTAAGGCGAAACCAGACTTTATATCTGCTGCTTGGAAGCCCAAACTTGTAAAAACGCCCGTTCCGATCATATTAGCTACCACAATCGAGATAGCTGTAAACAGGCTGATGAGCCGTTTGTCTTGTTGCTGGTTTGAATTCACGCGCTTTTCAGAATTTTTTTGGCTTTCAATTGAGATCCCCAGCGAGGGGGGATTTTATTTAATCCAATCTTTAGATGTTCTAGCCCGGATGGTTTTTATTGGCCTGAGCTTACCTGACAGCCTGCAAACTCACCTATTAAAACTCAGATTTCGTTACCTGTCTAGACCGGCACTCTGAAACGCTGTCGCTGGCTTATTCTAAGGATCTGTCACATCGGCACGTCTTTACCACCGATTTGGCAAACCGCTGTGTCCGGCTTTAACTGGCGCTTCCCTCCTACTCATTGAGAATTTTGTCAAATCGTTGACAATAGTTGTCATTATCATCACAATAAACCCGACAATGGTATAGCTCAGATCGGCACAAATCAACTCTCAAAACGCGTTGACTCTCAACTAACATTTCCCAATAAGAGTCTTGTAAGAGCAAATTTTGGCAACTTAAAGGGTGTGAGGATAAAGAATAACAATGGCAAAAGTTTTGTGGAAATATTTACAATTAATACCTAATGTGGTAGCCGCATCTCTCGCGGTTTACGCCGGCGCGACAGTGGCAGCAGAACCACCGGCATCTGTGGAATCGGTAGACAAAAAAGACATAACGCTGAGTGAGCCGATCAGCCGTAACGTCTTGGTTCAGGTGCCGGTGAGGCAAAGCCCGAACGATATAGCACAGAATGACGCATTTAGCTCTGAAGACAGCCCCACCGGCAATGTCAGCGATTTAGAACAGATTGACCCATCCAACGCTGAAAGCAGCGTCATGGAGCAAGTGACCTCCGTTTCTCAGCTATCCGACGTTCAACCCACAGACTGGGCATTTCAAGCCTTACAAAATTTGGTTGAGCGATATGGGTGTATCGCAGGATATCCCGATGGCACATTCCGGGGAAACCGCGCCATCACGCGATATGAATTTGCTGCCGGTTTAAATGCCTGCTTAGAAGCAATTACCCAGCTGATTCAGCCAGGGGGAGACTTTGTTAGCAAAGAAGACTTAGCACTCCTTAACCGGCTGCTTGAGGAATTTCAGGCCGAACTCGCCACCTTGCGGGGTCGGGTTGATGCCTTAGAAGCGCGTGCTAATGAACTCGAAGCCAATCAATTCTCCACCACCACCAAACTCGAAGGGGAAATCATCTTTGCCGCCGTTGACGGCATCGGCACAGGATCGAGCAGTGTCCCCCACTTCGGACATCGGACTCGCTTTAACTTAGAAACCAGTTTCACCGGCGAAGATTTGCTCAGAACCCGACTGCAACTCGGCAACTTGAATGCCTTATCTGCCAATTCCAACCCGGCACCTGAAGGGGATCTATTTTTCGCAGCCGATGCTTACGAAGAAAGCGATGGCAATGTCTTTGGTATAGACGCCCTGCTTTACACGTTTCCCTTGGGCGAACGCTTGGAGATCACTGTTGCCGCCAATGCCGGTGCCGCAGATGACTTTGCCAATACCGTCAACCCATACCTTGATGGAGATGGCGCGCTGGGCGCACTGTCTCGCTTTGCCACCCGCCATCCTATTTATTACATGATCGGGGGTGCCGGCATTGGGGCGAGGTATGAGTTCAGCGATAACTTAGAACTGAACCTGGGTTATATGGCTGCTGACGCCTTCGATCCTGATCCAACTTTTGGGTTTTTCAATGGTGCTTACGGTGCGATGGCTCAATTGCTAGTCAAACCCAGTGAAAGACTTAACATCGGCTTAACCTATATCAATTCCTACAACAATGAAATGGGTGCCGGTAGTAACCGCGCTAATTTGCGAACCGTTTTGGGGAATGAAACTGATTTGGATCTGCCAATTATCAGCAATGCTTTTGGGGTTGAAGCTTCTTGGCAACTCAGCAAGCGCTTTGTTGTGGGTGGTTGGGTTGGCTACGTCAACAAAACTGTACTCTCCACCCTTGGCGGACAAATTGATCGCGGTGATATGGAAATTTGGAACGCCAATCTTAACTTTGCCTTTCCCGATTTGGGTAAAGAAGGGAATTTGGGCGCTATCATCGTCGGTGTAGAGCCGATGGTTCGCAATTCTAGCGTAAGTGCTGCTGTCCCCGGACTGCCTGATGTGTTTGGGGCAGATAAGGACACATCCCTGCACATAGAGGCTTTGTACCAGTATCAGGTGACAGATAACATCGCCATTACGCCTGGTGTGGTTTGGCTCACCGCACCCGATCACAACAATGATAATGAAGATATTGTGATTGGGACGATTCGGACGACCTTTACTTTTTAGGCTCCCATTCTTTTGAATTGTTGAGGTTTGGATGAATGAGCCGGCAGATAAAACTACCTAATGTGCAAGTCATAAACGGGTGATAAGACAGCTTTTCAGATTCACAGGTTTGTGGCTAAAACTTTAGCGTATATCCTTGTTTGCCTGAAGTTTTATCAAGCCCGCTTATTCACCCTAAAGCAAGAGTTAGTCATAATAGAAGCAATTGCGGTAAAAATAAGAAGAACGCCATGCTAGAAACTCAAGTTTTGTTAGAAACCCCTACAGAATCAACAGAAAAAGAATGGATCTCAATCGAAGACTTTTTGATTCATCCTCCTGAGAGAATGGAGTGGGTTGAC is a genomic window containing:
- a CDS encoding DUF456 domain-containing protein; translation: MTILYGLLILVMLVGVVGAVVPGIPGASLILGAIVVWGVVYGFTGLAWPLGVAIAVLLVSIGVDFLATYWGAKQAGASKWGQIGAVVGLVVGFLGLLPALPFGGPLLGILLGPLLGAIIGEYLYQRDLNLAIKAAVGILVGSLIGNLIQGVLAIATVVVFVLSTWSQIAGA
- a CDS encoding fatty acid desaturase family protein — protein: MTLSQLAVPKITFSKSIGFRKELNRRVEAYFETENISPRDNPAMYLKTAIICAWVLSAWLFILFVPSSGLVKILGCVVLALGMVAFAFNVGHDANHGSYSSRKWVNSLFGFALDVLGASSFLWRYSHNKLHHTYTNIAEHDFDINGEGLVRLSPDQESRWFYRYQHIYTWLLYGFLQTHWFVEDINVLLLKRKYYDHEIPTPKPADVITFFAFKVFWLAYVIGLPLWLGYTPLQIMVGFVITTVIFSFIVALVFRVAHVVDNAEFITPHPETSNVDDEWAICQVRTTVDFAPKNHFLNWYLGGLNYQVIHHLFPHICHIHYPKLSKIVKEVCDEFEVEYRVNETFAEAIVANYRLVKALGNS
- a CDS encoding APC family permease codes for the protein MNSNQQQDKRLISLFTAISIVVANMIGTGVFTSLGFQAADIKSGFALLCLWVIGGVFALCGALSYSELGAAMPRSGGEFHYLSKIYHPAIGFLSGWVSVTVGFAAPIAAAAMALGQYLSKVSPIFNPLLVASLTVIGVSIIHTSDRKLGSYFQNVFTVLKVLLIVFLVASGLLIAQPQDINFLPAPGDMNVILSSPFAISLVFVMYSYSGWNASTYIASEVAEPEKNVPRSLIAGTLIVLVLYLLINFTFLYTAPIDELAGQLEVGYISATRIFGVAGGKIMSLLISFGLISSISSMVWAGPRVTQVIGEDIPFFKVLASKNKNGVPYHAILLQLAIVLALVITSSFETVLTYLGFTLTLSSFITVLGVFVHRLRYPDAPRPYKTWGYPITPLIFLGISAWMLIYILLDKPQESLAGLMTIFVGLLVYFFVSRNKRLASSGSKN
- a CDS encoding iron uptake porin, with translation MAKVLWKYLQLIPNVVAASLAVYAGATVAAEPPASVESVDKKDITLSEPISRNVLVQVPVRQSPNDIAQNDAFSSEDSPTGNVSDLEQIDPSNAESSVMEQVTSVSQLSDVQPTDWAFQALQNLVERYGCIAGYPDGTFRGNRAITRYEFAAGLNACLEAITQLIQPGGDFVSKEDLALLNRLLEEFQAELATLRGRVDALEARANELEANQFSTTTKLEGEIIFAAVDGIGTGSSSVPHFGHRTRFNLETSFTGEDLLRTRLQLGNLNALSANSNPAPEGDLFFAADAYEESDGNVFGIDALLYTFPLGERLEITVAANAGAADDFANTVNPYLDGDGALGALSRFATRHPIYYMIGGAGIGARYEFSDNLELNLGYMAADAFDPDPTFGFFNGAYGAMAQLLVKPSERLNIGLTYINSYNNEMGAGSNRANLRTVLGNETDLDLPIISNAFGVEASWQLSKRFVVGGWVGYVNKTVLSTLGGQIDRGDMEIWNANLNFAFPDLGKEGNLGAIIVGVEPMVRNSSVSAAVPGLPDVFGADKDTSLHIEALYQYQVTDNIAITPGVVWLTAPDHNNDNEDIVIGTIRTTFTF